One genomic window of Haemophilus haemolyticus includes the following:
- the rseP gene encoding sigma E protease regulator RseP has protein sequence MSFLWSLGSFIIAIAVLVSVHEYGHFWAARKCGIKVHRFSIGFGKVIWKRIDKHGTEFAVSMIPLGGYVKMLDGRNEAVPVEQKSQSFDSKSVLQRSFVIIAGPLANFIFAIFAYWVIYLYGMPSVKPVIESITPSSIAAQAYIEPNTQILAVDGEETQDWETINMLLATKMGEPNVEITLSPFGSNIEQQRTLDLTNWTFDPEKESAFEALGIMPMRPKIEMVLSKVVQDSPAEKAGLQIGDKILKENLTALPWQDFIKQVEQGESFSIKVERNGEMLDKIITPVRNQSGKWFVGLSPTFVKLSDEYRTELKYDILESLQKGIEKTGQLSVLTLKVLGKLITGDLSLNNLSGPISIAKGAGASANIGLVYFLSFMALISVNLGIMNLFPLPVLDGGHLVFLAMEAVKGKPVSERVQSICYRIGAALLLSLTVFALFNDFLRL, from the coding sequence ATGTCATTTTTGTGGTCGCTAGGTTCTTTTATCATTGCTATTGCGGTATTGGTATCCGTTCACGAATATGGTCACTTTTGGGCTGCTAGAAAGTGCGGTATAAAAGTCCATCGTTTTTCAATTGGCTTTGGTAAGGTAATTTGGAAACGAATCGATAAGCATGGTACAGAATTTGCGGTTTCAATGATTCCTTTAGGCGGCTATGTCAAAATGCTTGATGGACGTAATGAAGCGGTTCCAGTTGAACAAAAGTCACAATCATTTGACAGTAAAAGTGTATTACAACGCTCATTTGTGATTATCGCCGGTCCTTTGGCAAATTTTATTTTCGCGATTTTTGCTTATTGGGTCATCTATCTTTATGGAATGCCAAGTGTTAAACCTGTAATTGAGTCGATAACGCCAAGTTCAATCGCTGCACAAGCGTACATTGAACCTAATACACAAATTCTAGCGGTTGATGGAGAAGAAACTCAAGATTGGGAAACCATCAACATGCTGCTTGCCACAAAAATGGGTGAGCCTAATGTTGAAATTACCCTTTCTCCTTTTGGTTCTAATATTGAACAACAACGCACTTTAGATCTTACAAATTGGACTTTTGATCCTGAAAAAGAAAGTGCTTTTGAGGCATTAGGGATTATGCCTATGCGTCCTAAAATTGAAATGGTGCTTTCTAAAGTTGTTCAAGATTCTCCTGCTGAAAAAGCTGGTTTACAAATTGGTGATAAAATTTTAAAAGAAAATTTAACCGCACTTCCTTGGCAAGATTTTATAAAACAGGTCGAACAAGGCGAATCTTTTTCTATTAAAGTTGAACGTAATGGGGAAATGCTTGACAAAATTATCACTCCAGTGCGTAATCAGAGTGGAAAATGGTTTGTGGGGTTAAGCCCAACTTTCGTAAAATTATCTGATGAATATCGTACCGAATTAAAATATGATATTCTTGAATCCTTACAAAAAGGCATTGAAAAAACAGGTCAACTTTCTGTTTTAACCTTGAAGGTGTTAGGAAAACTAATTACGGGTGATTTGTCATTAAATAATTTAAGCGGCCCTATTTCTATAGCGAAAGGTGCTGGTGCATCTGCTAATATTGGATTGGTGTATTTTTTAAGCTTTATGGCATTGATTAGTGTGAATTTAGGAATTATGAATTTATTCCCATTGCCTGTATTAGATGGCGGCCATTTAGTTTTTTTAGCTATGGAAGCTGTTAAAGGAAAACCTGTTTCTGAGCGGGTGCAAAGCATCTGTTATCGAATTGGCGCAGCACTGTTATTAAGCTTAACGGTGTTTGCATTATTTAATGATTTTTTACGTCTATAA
- the uppS gene encoding polyprenyl diphosphate synthase: protein MIELDQNNIPKHVAIIMDGNGRWAKQKNKMRIFGHTNGVSAVRRAVSYARQTGVNFLTLYAFSSENWNRPEQEVSALMTLFMQALDREVKKLHKNNIRLKIIGDVSRFSESLQEKISKAENLTEKNTALTLNIAANYGGCWDIVQATKQLAEKVKNNEMNVDEIDEIAFQRYLVTQDEPPVDLLIRTSGEQRISNFLLWQIAYAELYFSDVLWPDFDEAEFNRAIACYQQRHRRFGGTE from the coding sequence ATGATAGAGCTCGATCAAAACAATATTCCAAAACACGTTGCCATTATTATGGATGGTAATGGGCGGTGGGCAAAACAGAAAAATAAAATGCGCATTTTTGGCCATACCAATGGCGTATCTGCAGTTCGTCGAGCGGTAAGTTATGCTCGCCAAACTGGAGTAAATTTTCTTACACTTTACGCCTTTAGTAGCGAAAATTGGAATCGACCAGAGCAAGAAGTCAGCGCGTTAATGACGCTTTTTATGCAAGCTTTAGATCGCGAAGTGAAAAAATTACATAAAAATAATATTCGTCTGAAAATTATTGGCGATGTATCTCGTTTTAGTGAATCTTTGCAAGAAAAAATTTCAAAAGCGGAAAATTTAACAGAAAAAAATACCGCACTTACGCTCAATATCGCTGCAAATTACGGTGGATGTTGGGATATTGTACAGGCGACAAAGCAACTAGCAGAAAAAGTAAAAAATAATGAAATGAACGTTGACGAGATTGATGAAATTGCTTTTCAGCGTTATTTGGTTACACAAGATGAACCACCAGTTGATCTATTAATTCGTACCAGTGGTGAACAACGAATTAGTAATTTTTTATTATGGCAAATTGCATATGCAGAACTTTATTTTTCTGATGTGCTGTGGCCAGATTTTGATGAGGCGGAATTTAACCGCGCCATCGCCTGTTATCAACAACGTCATCGCCGTTTTGGTGGGACAGAATAA
- a CDS encoding phosphatidate cytidylyltransferase, with protein MLKQRVLSAIVLIAAVLCALFLFTPFYFALALGAVATLGVWEWTQFARLKQPLARFCVAAFLGAFIFLWLYTEGNYLDAGRVFEQHLQLLLMNAVGWWILALLLVVSYPKSAKFWSKNPLLQLLFAFSTLIPFIAGVLRLRLEHYTHDPYHGLFLLLYVFVLVWAADSGAYFSGRAFGKRKLAPKVSPGKSWEGVVGGLITALVLAFVFIHFSGDALVGERNISGFVILSVATVAISVLGDLTESMFKRESGVKDSSQLIPGHGGVLDRIDSLTAAVPFFSYFYFFVL; from the coding sequence ATGCTTAAACAACGAGTTTTATCTGCCATTGTGTTAATCGCAGCGGTGTTATGTGCGCTATTTTTATTCACGCCTTTTTATTTTGCCCTCGCTCTAGGGGCTGTGGCGACTTTAGGCGTTTGGGAATGGACCCAGTTTGCTCGCCTTAAACAGCCTTTAGCGCGTTTTTGTGTTGCCGCTTTTTTAGGCGCATTTATCTTTTTATGGCTCTATACTGAGGGAAACTATTTAGATGCCGGTCGTGTGTTTGAACAGCACCTTCAGCTCTTATTGATGAACGCTGTTGGTTGGTGGATTTTAGCTTTATTACTTGTGGTGAGTTATCCTAAATCAGCTAAATTTTGGTCTAAAAATCCTCTTTTACAGCTTTTATTTGCCTTTTCTACTTTAATCCCATTTATCGCGGGGGTATTACGTTTACGTTTAGAACACTATACCCATGATCCTTATCACGGCTTATTTTTATTACTTTATGTATTTGTGCTTGTTTGGGCGGCTGATTCTGGTGCTTATTTTAGCGGACGCGCATTTGGTAAACGTAAACTTGCGCCAAAAGTTTCACCTGGTAAAAGCTGGGAAGGCGTTGTTGGTGGCTTAATTACAGCGTTAGTGCTTGCTTTTGTATTTATTCATTTCTCTGGCGATGCTTTAGTTGGTGAGCGAAATATCTCTGGATTTGTTATTCTTTCCGTTGCCACAGTTGCAATTTCAGTATTGGGTGATTTAACTGAAAGTATGTTTAAACGTGAGTCTGGTGTGAAAGACAGCAGCCAATTGATTCCTGGTCATGGCGGTGTATTAGATCGCATTGATAGCTTGACTGCAGCGGTACCTTTTTTCAGCTACTTCTATTTCTTTGTGTTATAA